The following are encoded in a window of candidate division WOR-3 bacterium genomic DNA:
- the rpmF gene encoding 50S ribosomal protein L32 produces the protein MPAPKRKHSRARSRKRRTHYKVKMKTVVSCPNCGEPITPHTVCPNCGYYKGRPVMVVKTKAE, from the coding sequence ATGCCAGCGCCGAAAAGAAAGCATTCAAGGGCCCGTTCAAGAAAAAGAAGGACGCATTACAAAGTAAAAATGAAAACCGTTGTAAGCTGTCCAAACTGCGGTGAACCAATAACCCCACATACGGTTTGCCCCAATTGTGGATACTATAAGGGCAGACCCGTTATGGTTGTTAAAACGAAAGCTGAATAA